One window of Lepeophtheirus salmonis chromosome Z, UVic_Lsal_1.4, whole genome shotgun sequence genomic DNA carries:
- the eIF2beta gene encoding eukaryotic translation initiation factor 2 subunit 2 has protein sequence MTEEETVFDPTAKKKKKKKKTPFDLDGAVEGTTKESSSEKPAESEEKEDGTYPAEDDLDPDNLFKKKKKKKKTAIDGEEDTNETDEKGALSDGVDDLDLENFGKKKKKKKVKEPLTMEELDQAVDDIINEEESFGLKKKKKKVNTEFSDDEIEENKENITDSPWMTSDRDYTYDELLQRVFNIMKDKNPEVVAGEKKKFIMRPPQVVRVGTKKTAFVNFTEIARMLHRQAKHLLDFLSAELGTVGAIDGNNQLIMKGRFQQKHIESVLRRYIKEYVTCHTCRSPDTILNKEARLFFLQCMVCHSRCSVQTIKTGFQAVTGKRSAIRAKQ, from the exons ATGACTGAGGAAGAAACT GTCTTTGATCCAACcgcaaagaaaaagaagaaaaaaaagaagactccCTTCGATTTGGATGGCGCCGTAGAAGGAACGACGAAAGAGTCGTCGAGTGAGAAGCCTGCAGAGTCTGAGGAGAAGGAGGATGGAACCTACCCTGCAGAGGACGATTTGGATCCGGACAACCTcttcaagaagaagaagaaaaagaagaagactgCTATAGACGGGGAGGAAGACACGAATGAGACGGATGAGAAAGGGGCGCTCTCCGATGGAGTCGATGACTTAGATCTGGAAAACTTTggcaaaaagaagaagaaaaagaaggtgAAGGAACCTCTTACCATGGAAGAACTTGATCAGGCTGTAGATGATATCATTAATGAA GAAGAATCTTTCGGtctgaagaaaaagaagaagaaagtcaATACGGAGTTCAGCGATGACGAAATAGAAGAAAACAAGGAAAATA TTACCGACAGTCCTTGGATGACCTCCGATCGTGATTATACCTATGATGAGCTCCTACAACGTGTGTTTAATATCATGAAAGATAAAAACCCAGAAGTTGTCGctggagaaaagaaaaagtttattatgaGGCCACCACAAGTTGTTCGCGTTGGAACCAAGAAAACTGCATTCGTCAACTTTACTGAAATTGCTAGAAt GCTCCATCGTCAAGCAAAgcatttattagattttttgtctGCTGAGTTGGGTACTGTAGGTGCTATTGACGGAAACAACCAGTTGATAATGAAAGGACGCTTTCAGCAAAAACACATCGAGAGTGTTCTTCGACGTTACATTAAGGAATATGTCACATGTCATACATGCCGTTCTCCTGACACAATCTTAAACAAAGAAGCTCGGTTATTTTTCCTTCAGTGTATGGTCTGCCATTCCAGATGTTCTGTACAAACCATTAAAACCGGTTTCCAAGCTGTTACTGGAAAGCGTTCAGCAATCAGGGCTAAACAATAG